In one window of Opitutus sp. GAS368 DNA:
- the xseB gene encoding exodeoxyribonuclease VII small subunit produces the protein MDSDKTAKLSFETALAKLEAIVDSMESGEVPLAELLAKYEEGSKLLKVCEGRLKEAELKIEKLKKAKDGSAAFEPFESSRSE, from the coding sequence GTGGATTCTGACAAGACCGCCAAACTCAGTTTCGAAACCGCGCTCGCCAAGCTCGAGGCCATCGTCGACTCGATGGAATCGGGCGAGGTGCCGCTGGCCGAGCTGCTGGCCAAATACGAGGAAGGCAGCAAGCTGCTCAAGGTCTGCGAAGGCCGCCTCAAGGAGGCCGAGCTCAAGATCGAGAAGCTGAAGAAGGCCAAGGACGGCAGCGCCGCCTTCGAGCCGTTTGAATCCAGCCGCAGCGAATAA
- the dxs gene encoding 1-deoxy-D-xylulose-5-phosphate synthase yields MSTSPSTTLLSRIASPADLKALAPAQLPQLAQEIRDELIEVTARNGGHVGPNLGVVELTIALHRVFNTPDDQFVFDVAHQGYVHKLLTGRQGEFFHKLRKTGGASGFLYRSESPHDAFGAGHAGTALSAALGMATARDLRGSNEHVVAVCGDAAFTCGITLEAMNNVVSSTKRLIVILNDNEWSIAKNVGAISGYLNRISTSPTYNKLHHDIEAFFKSFPTGVEMNKVYHKWKRETKDFFVESSLFEKFGLRYLGPVDGHNLEALEKNLEFARHCDVPVLIHVLTKKGKGLDAALAHPEKFHGASPFDPETGESVKAIPGTPPNYQDVFGAALSRFARSNPKVLGITGAMPAGTGLSQLAREVPGQFFDVGIAEEHAVLFAAGLATKGFRPVCAIYSTFLQRAYDQVIHDVCLQNLPVTFCMDRAGLSPNDGPTHHGLFDISYLRCVPNATVMQPKDEDELVDMLHTSLHLPGPGFIRYPRGAGTGAAIKNELALVPVGQAEILKVGTNIIIWAIGNMVADALKLAQRLEREEHISVGVVNARFIKPLDRNLLLSQAAVVPLLVTMEDNVLAGGFGSAVLEALQEAHCATPVERIGWPDKFVEHGSSVEILRASYGLAPGAIFQRVIERWRGLQPDKVTADRG; encoded by the coding sequence ATGAGCACCTCTCCGTCCACCACCCTCCTCTCCCGCATCGCCAGCCCCGCCGACCTCAAGGCCCTCGCGCCCGCTCAACTCCCGCAGCTCGCGCAGGAAATCCGCGACGAGCTGATCGAGGTGACCGCCCGCAACGGCGGCCACGTCGGCCCCAACCTCGGCGTGGTCGAGCTGACCATCGCGCTGCACCGCGTGTTCAACACGCCGGACGACCAGTTCGTGTTCGACGTCGCCCACCAGGGCTACGTGCACAAGCTGCTCACCGGCCGCCAGGGCGAGTTTTTCCACAAGCTGCGCAAGACCGGCGGGGCGTCCGGTTTCCTTTATCGCAGCGAGAGCCCGCACGACGCGTTCGGCGCCGGCCACGCCGGCACCGCGCTCTCGGCCGCCCTGGGCATGGCCACGGCGCGCGACCTGCGCGGCTCGAACGAGCACGTCGTCGCGGTGTGCGGCGACGCCGCCTTCACCTGCGGTATCACGCTCGAGGCGATGAACAACGTCGTCAGCTCGACCAAGCGCCTGATCGTCATTCTCAACGACAACGAGTGGTCCATCGCCAAGAACGTCGGCGCCATCTCCGGGTACCTGAACCGCATCAGCACCAGCCCGACCTACAACAAGCTGCACCACGACATCGAGGCGTTCTTCAAGAGCTTCCCGACCGGCGTGGAGATGAACAAGGTCTACCACAAGTGGAAGCGCGAGACGAAGGACTTCTTCGTCGAGTCGTCCCTGTTCGAGAAATTCGGCCTGCGCTACCTCGGACCCGTGGACGGCCACAACCTCGAGGCGCTGGAGAAGAACCTGGAGTTCGCCCGGCACTGCGACGTGCCCGTGCTGATCCACGTGCTGACCAAGAAGGGCAAGGGCCTCGACGCCGCCCTCGCCCACCCGGAAAAATTCCACGGCGCCAGCCCGTTCGACCCCGAAACCGGCGAGAGCGTGAAGGCCATCCCGGGCACGCCACCGAACTACCAGGACGTCTTTGGCGCCGCGTTGTCGCGCTTCGCCCGCTCGAATCCCAAGGTGCTGGGCATCACCGGCGCCATGCCCGCCGGCACCGGCCTTTCGCAGCTCGCGCGCGAGGTGCCCGGCCAGTTCTTCGACGTCGGCATCGCCGAGGAGCACGCCGTGCTGTTCGCCGCCGGCCTGGCGACCAAGGGCTTCCGTCCGGTCTGCGCGATCTACTCGACCTTCCTGCAGCGCGCCTACGACCAGGTCATCCACGACGTCTGCCTGCAGAATCTGCCCGTGACGTTCTGCATGGACCGCGCCGGCCTGTCGCCCAACGACGGCCCGACGCACCACGGCCTGTTCGACATTTCCTACCTCCGCTGCGTGCCCAACGCCACCGTGATGCAGCCGAAGGACGAGGACGAGCTCGTCGACATGCTGCACACCTCGCTGCACCTGCCCGGCCCCGGCTTCATCCGCTACCCGCGCGGCGCCGGCACCGGCGCTGCGATCAAGAACGAGCTGGCGCTCGTGCCCGTCGGCCAGGCCGAGATCCTCAAGGTCGGCACCAACATCATCATCTGGGCCATCGGCAACATGGTGGCCGACGCCCTCAAGCTGGCCCAGCGCCTCGAACGCGAGGAGCACATCTCCGTCGGTGTGGTGAACGCCCGCTTCATCAAGCCCCTCGACCGCAACCTGCTCCTCAGCCAGGCCGCCGTCGTTCCACTCCTCGTCACGATGGAAGACAACGTGCTTGCCGGCGGTTTCGGCAGCGCGGTGCTCGAGGCCCTGCAGGAGGCGCATTGCGCCACGCCGGTCGAGCGCATCGGCTGGCCCGACAAGTTCGTCGAGCACGGCAGCAGCGTGGAGATCCTCCGCGCGAGCTACGGTCTCGCCCCGGGCGCGATTTTCCAGCGGGTCATCGAGCGCTGGCGCGGTCTCCAGCCGGACAAGGTCACCGCAGATCGGGGGTAA
- the recR gene encoding recombination mediator RecR: MTPALETLQKQLKQLPGIGYRSAERIALHLLVEKPGRLPELVMALQSAAQNVRRCTVCGNLAEQEHCAVCADERRRTGQVCVVEYVPDLAAIERSGAFRGRYHVLHGKLSPIRGVAPEDLNLAALLQRIESGEITEVILALSNDVEGEATCHYLTERLPKTGVKVTRIGFGLPSGGGVLYADAVTLKSALEARRDYT; the protein is encoded by the coding sequence ATGACCCCCGCCCTTGAAACATTGCAGAAGCAGCTGAAGCAGCTGCCCGGTATCGGCTATCGGTCGGCCGAGCGCATCGCGCTCCACCTGCTGGTCGAGAAACCGGGCCGGCTGCCCGAGCTGGTCATGGCCCTGCAATCCGCCGCGCAGAACGTCCGCCGCTGCACCGTGTGCGGTAACCTCGCGGAGCAGGAGCACTGCGCGGTGTGCGCCGACGAACGCCGCCGCACCGGCCAGGTGTGCGTGGTGGAATACGTGCCGGACCTCGCCGCCATCGAGCGTTCGGGCGCCTTCCGTGGCCGCTACCACGTCCTGCACGGCAAGCTTTCCCCGATCCGCGGCGTCGCGCCGGAGGATCTCAATCTTGCCGCTCTGCTGCAGCGCATCGAATCGGGCGAGATCACGGAGGTCATCCTGGCGCTGTCGAATGACGTGGAGGGCGAGGCAACGTGCCATTACCTGACCGAACGCCTGCCGAAGACGGGGGTGAAGGTGACCCGCATCGGTTTCGGCCTGCCCAGCGGCGGCGGGGTGCTTTATGCCGACGCCGTCACGCTGAAGAGCGCACTCGAGGCGCGGCGGGATTATACCTGA
- a CDS encoding YbaB/EbfC family nucleoid-associated protein: MAGVGKLLKQAQKMQKQIETLQSTLETQVIDVSSGGGAVQVRINGAGKFLAIKLDPEFLKEDVKLIEETLLQATQEAAAKAKERNEAEMQKISAAFQMPGMF; encoded by the coding sequence ATGGCCGGCGTAGGCAAACTCCTCAAACAGGCGCAGAAAATGCAGAAGCAGATCGAGACGTTGCAGTCGACGCTCGAGACGCAGGTGATCGACGTGTCCAGCGGCGGCGGTGCCGTGCAGGTCAGGATCAACGGCGCGGGAAAATTTCTGGCCATCAAACTGGACCCCGAATTCCTGAAGGAGGACGTGAAACTCATCGAAGAGACGCTGCTGCAGGCCACCCAGGAAGCCGCCGCCAAGGCCAAGGAACGCAACGAGGCGGAGATGCAGAAGATTTCCGCGGCGTTCCAGATGCCCGGCATGTTCTGA
- a CDS encoding NAD-dependent epimerase/dehydratase family protein has protein sequence MAPLNGKRLVIFGCGYVGSALARAALAAGAQVEALTRNPEKAAALRAAGLAKVAVADLSSADWHGQIAGGADLVVNCVSSGGPETYRQSYVGGMQSVLTWAARGPAPVGTLVYTSSTAVYPQGAGAVLDESATADGATPNGAIIRESEVLLQQARAAAVHRHFILRLAGIYGPERHHLLDQLRAGLPVLGGSGNHRLNLAHRDDIVSAILACLTAPAAIGSGIFNVADNAPAARTEVVAWLAQHLGRPAPGFDGSTTTRRGGAPMPDRTISNARIRQVLGWRPHYPDYRAGFESILGTTNPH, from the coding sequence ATGGCTCCTCTCAACGGCAAACGCCTCGTCATCTTCGGCTGCGGCTACGTCGGCTCGGCTTTGGCCCGCGCCGCGCTCGCGGCTGGCGCGCAGGTCGAGGCCCTGACGCGCAACCCGGAGAAGGCCGCGGCCTTGCGTGCCGCCGGCCTGGCAAAAGTCGCGGTGGCGGACCTGTCCTCGGCGGATTGGCACGGACAGATCGCGGGCGGCGCCGACCTGGTCGTCAATTGTGTCAGCTCAGGCGGACCCGAAACCTATCGCCAATCCTATGTTGGCGGCATGCAGTCCGTGCTGACCTGGGCGGCCCGGGGCCCGGCACCGGTCGGCACCCTGGTCTACACCAGCAGCACGGCGGTTTACCCGCAGGGCGCAGGTGCGGTGCTCGATGAGTCCGCCACCGCGGACGGGGCCACGCCCAACGGAGCCATCATCCGGGAATCCGAAGTTCTCCTGCAACAGGCGCGCGCCGCAGCCGTGCACCGGCACTTCATCCTCCGCCTGGCCGGCATCTACGGTCCGGAGCGGCATCACCTGCTGGACCAACTGCGCGCGGGCCTGCCGGTTCTCGGGGGTTCCGGCAACCACCGGCTGAACCTGGCCCACCGCGACGACATTGTCTCCGCTATTCTGGCCTGCCTCACCGCGCCGGCTGCAATCGGCAGTGGCATTTTCAATGTCGCCGACAACGCGCCCGCAGCACGGACGGAGGTGGTAGCCTGGCTGGCGCAGCACTTGGGGCGCCCAGCGCCGGGCTTCGACGGCTCGACCACGACCCGGCGGGGCGGGGCGCCGATGCCCGACCGGACCATCAGCAATGCCCGCATCCGGCAGGTGCTCGGCTGGCGGCCGCATTATCCGGACTACCGCGCGGGCTTTGAATCAATCCTTGGCACCACTAATCCACACTAA
- a CDS encoding DJ-1 family glyoxalase III, which produces MPTVLVLLADGFEEIEALAPVDLLRRAGIEVTVASLNENRHATGRSGITTHADAALSAVLEQAFDLVFLPGGAGVKNLRADGRVVETIRRQHAAGRWLAAICAAPTVLHDAGLLAGRRYTAHFSVANELSAILAGERIVTDGRITTSRGAGTAVEFGLHLVALLTTADKAAEISKAICF; this is translated from the coding sequence ATGCCCACCGTGCTTGTGCTGTTGGCCGATGGCTTCGAGGAAATCGAGGCGCTGGCGCCCGTCGATCTGCTGCGGCGCGCAGGGATCGAAGTCACGGTCGCCTCGCTCAACGAGAACCGCCACGCCACCGGCCGCAGCGGCATCACCACCCATGCGGATGCGGCCCTGTCCGCGGTGCTGGAGCAGGCCTTCGATCTTGTATTTTTGCCCGGTGGCGCCGGGGTCAAAAACCTTCGCGCCGACGGGCGCGTGGTGGAAACAATCCGCCGGCAACACGCGGCCGGCCGCTGGCTGGCGGCGATCTGTGCCGCGCCCACGGTGTTGCACGATGCCGGGTTGCTGGCCGGCCGGCGTTACACGGCGCATTTCTCCGTGGCCAACGAGTTGTCCGCCATCCTCGCCGGCGAGCGCATTGTCACCGACGGCAGGATCACCACTTCCCGGGGCGCCGGCACCGCGGTGGAATTCGGCCTGCATCTGGTTGCGTTGCTGACCACCGCGGACAAAGCGGCGGAAATTAGCAAAGCTATTTGCTTCTAA
- the asnB gene encoding asparagine synthase (glutamine-hydrolyzing), producing MCGIAGMVSPKRDRADREAAVDRMVQRQQHRGPDDRGVHSDGPATLGMCRLAIIDPANGHQPMISPDGRFTLVFNGAIYNYRALQTDLASGGWNFRTNCDTEVLLAAYARHGAGCLRRLRGMFAFAVWDAHEQTLFAARDPLGIKPLYFARLPDEGVVLASELNALLASGAVPREIDPTSVGEYLAWFSVPAPRTLYRGIANLPPGHSLTVDAAGRVQTSQWWQLPAPTQPGRIATNYHDFVSGLRYQLEDSIRAHRVADVPVGAFLSGGMDSTAVVGLMARSGATKLKTFSLVFGEAGFSEQASARLAATAFGTEHHEELITGARVAADLPHLLASFDQPTGDGINTYYASQTARRGGVTVALSGLGGDELFGGYPSFRDLPRLQRLLPFWRRLPGGLRRTVVAQLRERPGARARKLADFLAHARDLHELASLQRRVLPETARLALLAPEARAQAERLGPNHPMLEDFAFELIGADPFQIISAWELRTYMADVLLRDSDVFSMAHSLELRVPFVDRQLLEWLWPQQSYFKYDPARSKRALADATADLVPAAIRNRRKQGFTLPFALWMLAELRPFLDETFSTASLGACPWLQAAEVQQVWASYKTGRDPRAWSRVWTLAVLIAFANRRAP from the coding sequence ATGTGCGGCATAGCCGGAATGGTCTCACCCAAGCGTGATCGCGCGGACCGCGAGGCCGCGGTGGACCGCATGGTGCAGCGGCAGCAGCACCGCGGACCGGATGACCGCGGCGTGCACTCGGACGGCCCCGCCACCCTTGGCATGTGCCGGCTGGCGATCATTGACCCGGCCAACGGTCACCAGCCGATGATCAGTCCCGACGGGCGCTTCACCCTCGTCTTCAACGGCGCCATCTACAACTACCGCGCGCTCCAGACCGACCTCGCGTCCGGCGGCTGGAATTTCCGCACCAACTGCGACACCGAGGTGCTGCTCGCGGCCTATGCCCGGCACGGCGCCGGCTGCCTGCGGCGGCTGCGCGGCATGTTCGCCTTCGCCGTCTGGGACGCGCACGAGCAAACCCTCTTTGCCGCCCGCGACCCGCTGGGCATCAAGCCGCTCTATTTTGCCCGGCTGCCCGACGAGGGCGTCGTGCTGGCCTCGGAACTGAACGCCCTCCTCGCCAGCGGCGCGGTGCCGCGCGAGATTGACCCCACATCCGTCGGCGAATACCTCGCATGGTTCAGCGTGCCGGCGCCGCGCACGCTTTACCGGGGCATCGCCAATCTGCCGCCGGGACACAGCCTCACGGTGGATGCCGCGGGTCGGGTGCAGACCAGCCAGTGGTGGCAGCTGCCCGCGCCGACGCAGCCGGGCCGCATCGCCACCAACTACCACGACTTCGTCAGCGGCCTGCGCTACCAGCTGGAGGATTCCATCCGGGCCCACCGCGTGGCGGACGTTCCCGTGGGCGCCTTCCTATCGGGCGGCATGGACTCGACCGCCGTCGTCGGCCTGATGGCCCGCAGCGGCGCGACGAAGCTGAAGACCTTCTCACTGGTCTTCGGCGAGGCCGGTTTCTCCGAGCAGGCCAGCGCGCGGCTCGCCGCGACGGCGTTCGGCACGGAACACCACGAGGAACTCATCACCGGCGCCCGGGTCGCCGCGGACCTGCCGCACCTGCTCGCCAGTTTCGACCAGCCGACCGGTGACGGCATCAACACCTATTACGCCAGCCAGACCGCCCGCCGCGGGGGCGTGACGGTGGCACTGTCCGGTCTGGGCGGCGACGAGTTGTTCGGCGGCTACCCGTCGTTCCGCGACCTGCCGCGCCTGCAGCGGCTGCTCCCGTTCTGGCGGCGGTTGCCGGGCGGGCTGCGCCGCACCGTGGTGGCGCAGTTGCGCGAGCGCCCCGGCGCCCGCGCCCGCAAGCTGGCCGATTTCCTCGCCCACGCCCGCGACCTGCACGAGCTCGCCTCGCTCCAGCGCCGGGTGCTGCCGGAGACGGCCCGCCTCGCCCTGCTCGCGCCGGAGGCCCGGGCCCAGGCGGAACGGCTCGGGCCCAACCACCCGATGCTCGAGGACTTCGCCTTCGAGCTGATCGGCGCCGACCCCTTCCAGATTATCAGCGCCTGGGAGCTGCGTACCTACATGGCGGACGTGCTGCTGCGCGACAGCGACGTCTTCAGCATGGCGCACTCGCTGGAACTGCGCGTGCCCTTTGTCGACCGCCAGCTGCTCGAATGGCTGTGGCCCCAGCAATCTTACTTCAAATACGACCCGGCGCGGTCCAAGCGCGCGCTGGCCGACGCCACGGCCGACCTGGTGCCCGCGGCCATCCGCAACCGCCGCAAACAGGGGTTCACCCTGCCCTTCGCGCTCTGGATGCTGGCCGAGCTGCGGCCGTTCCTCGACGAGACCTTCTCCACCGCCTCGCTGGGTGCGTGCCCCTGGCTCCAGGCCGCGGAGGTCCAGCAGGTGTGGGCCAGTTACAAGACCGGCCGTGACCCCCGCGCGTGGTCGCGCGTCTGGACCCTCGCCGTGCTCATCGCCTTCGCCAACCGCCGCGCCCCATGA
- a CDS encoding glycosyltransferase family 4 protein, with protein sequence MKALLLSPELFLNEGGIARIMRLYLKALCEIAGPAGRVDSLVLNDQPGRDPRLPRYSGPQFGEPVGCSRSKLRFIRETIRLGRRADVLVCGHLHQLAIARLAKLLNPGLRYYLVAHGIEVWRPYSLLERRALLGAHRILCISEYTRRQMLRFFPGLPAERLVVVPNTLDPYFAPALNDRLSKAPFATPRILTVSRLAATDTYKGVDTLIEAMPLVRQEFPLARLRVVGQGDDLPRLQAIVQRCGVGFAVDFTGPLSDEALRTEYAGCDLFALPSRKEGFGLVFLEAMTYGKACLGARAGGTPEVITDATGQLVEYGNIPDLAAAVADLVRHPRDSEVVRRHADSFAFPAFTRRLATALA encoded by the coding sequence ATGAAGGCCCTCCTCCTCTCGCCCGAACTGTTCCTGAACGAAGGCGGCATCGCGCGCATCATGCGGCTCTACCTCAAGGCGCTGTGCGAGATCGCCGGGCCGGCGGGCCGGGTGGACTCGCTGGTGTTGAACGACCAACCCGGCCGCGACCCCCGTCTGCCGCGCTACAGCGGGCCGCAGTTCGGCGAGCCGGTCGGGTGCAGCCGGAGCAAACTGCGCTTCATTCGCGAGACCATCCGGCTCGGCCGGCGGGCCGACGTGCTCGTCTGCGGCCACCTGCACCAGCTCGCGATCGCCCGGCTCGCCAAACTCCTCAACCCCGGGCTCCGCTATTACCTCGTGGCCCACGGCATCGAGGTCTGGCGGCCTTACAGCCTGCTCGAACGCCGGGCCCTGCTGGGTGCCCACCGCATCCTCTGCATCAGCGAATACACGCGCCGCCAGATGCTGCGGTTTTTCCCGGGTCTGCCGGCGGAGCGCCTCGTCGTCGTGCCCAATACGCTCGATCCCTACTTCGCCCCGGCCCTCAACGACCGGTTGTCGAAGGCGCCCTTCGCCACGCCGCGCATCCTCACGGTCTCGCGGCTCGCGGCGACCGACACCTACAAGGGCGTGGACACCCTCATCGAGGCGATGCCGCTGGTGCGGCAGGAATTCCCCCTGGCGCGGCTGCGCGTGGTCGGCCAGGGCGACGACCTCCCGCGCCTGCAGGCGATCGTCCAGCGCTGCGGCGTCGGCTTCGCGGTCGACTTCACCGGCCCGCTCAGCGACGAGGCGCTCCGCACCGAATACGCCGGGTGCGACCTCTTCGCGCTGCCCAGCCGCAAGGAAGGCTTCGGCCTGGTCTTCCTCGAGGCCATGACCTACGGCAAGGCCTGTCTCGGCGCGCGCGCCGGCGGCACCCCCGAGGTCATCACCGACGCCACCGGTCAGCTGGTCGAATACGGGAACATCCCCGACCTGGCCGCGGCCGTGGCCGACCTGGTCCGCCACCCGCGCGATTCGGAGGTTGTGCGGCGGCACGCCGACTCCTTTGCTTTCCCCGCCTTCACGCGGCGCCTCGCCACCGCCCTTGCCTGA
- a CDS encoding ABC transporter permease, which produces MEKPAPPELVLEAGRASRNYWRDLWRYRDLLAFLTWRDLVVRYKQTAVGVAWALLQPLLTMAVFVVFGGLLGVPTGGVPRPVMVFAALLPWQFFSAALSACSGSLVNSSNLISKVYFPRLIVPLSAILVSLVDFFVSAVFLALLMLWYGLVPDWRIVALPLFTFLAFACALGGGLWLTALMVRYRDFRIVLPFVLQFGTYVSPVAFNSSLVPQKWFLFYSLNPMVSVIDGFRWCLLGGGQALNPAGLALSAAFAAVLLWSGLAYFRKTERSFADVI; this is translated from the coding sequence ATGGAGAAACCCGCCCCGCCCGAACTCGTCCTCGAAGCCGGCCGCGCCAGCCGCAATTACTGGCGGGATCTCTGGCGCTACCGGGATCTCCTGGCGTTCCTGACGTGGCGCGACCTCGTCGTGCGCTACAAGCAGACCGCCGTCGGCGTGGCCTGGGCGCTCCTGCAGCCGCTGCTGACGATGGCGGTCTTCGTCGTCTTTGGCGGCCTGCTCGGCGTGCCGACCGGCGGAGTGCCGCGGCCGGTGATGGTCTTTGCCGCCCTGCTGCCCTGGCAGTTTTTCTCCGCCGCGCTGAGCGCCTGCAGCGGCAGCCTCGTGAACAGCAGCAACCTGATCTCCAAGGTCTATTTCCCGCGCCTCATCGTCCCGCTCAGCGCGATCCTCGTGAGCCTGGTCGACTTCTTCGTCTCCGCCGTGTTTCTCGCCCTGCTCATGCTGTGGTATGGGTTGGTGCCGGACTGGCGGATCGTGGCGCTGCCGCTGTTCACGTTCCTCGCCTTCGCCTGCGCCCTGGGCGGCGGCCTGTGGCTGACCGCGCTGATGGTGCGCTACCGGGATTTCCGCATCGTGCTGCCGTTCGTCCTGCAATTCGGCACCTATGTGTCGCCGGTCGCCTTCAACAGCAGCCTCGTGCCGCAGAAATGGTTCCTGTTCTACAGCCTCAACCCGATGGTCTCCGTCATCGACGGTTTCCGCTGGTGCCTGCTCGGCGGCGGCCAGGCGCTGAACCCCGCGGGGCTGGCCCTGTCGGCGGCGTTCGCCGCGGTGCTGCTGTGGTCGGGTCTGGCCTATTTCCGGAAAACCGAACGCTCGTTCGCCGACGTCATCTGA
- a CDS encoding ABC transporter ATP-binding protein yields the protein MPEPIIAVENLGKCYALRAPAARSGLLRDTLGGALRNPLRMLRGAVAGAGAAEDFWAVRDLSFTVQPGEIVGIIGRNGAGKSTLLKMLSRITDPTAGRIRLRGRVASLLEVGTGFHPDLSGRENIFLNGAILGMTRAEIRRRLDEIVAFAEVEQFLDTPVKRYSSGMYVRLAFAVAAHLDPEILIIDEVLAVGDAAFQRKCLAKLQSATRDEGRTILFVSHNLAAVRQLCSRALVLQAGRLVADGPPPEAIAQYMSLMPRDRGAAGYRHIAGDGRALITSLRLNVPGGTEPLYAVFEPIRLEIDFAVKPDAGPLEFFLLIYGEDGECLASSFQRDTVDFHQPASGTGTVSVAFKNMFLPGRYLVSAGIFDRSRQFLDWVEFAEGFQVESSFADGRAFDNRLGRVSILPEWSV from the coding sequence ATGCCCGAACCGATCATCGCCGTCGAAAACCTGGGCAAGTGCTACGCCTTGCGCGCGCCCGCCGCGCGTTCCGGCCTGCTGCGCGACACCCTGGGCGGCGCGCTGCGGAACCCGCTGCGGATGCTGCGCGGCGCCGTGGCCGGCGCCGGCGCGGCGGAGGATTTCTGGGCCGTGCGCGACCTGTCGTTCACGGTCCAGCCCGGCGAGATTGTCGGCATCATCGGCCGCAACGGCGCCGGCAAGTCCACGCTCCTCAAGATGCTTTCGCGCATCACCGACCCCACCGCCGGCCGCATCCGGCTGCGCGGCCGCGTGGCCTCGCTGCTCGAGGTCGGCACGGGGTTCCACCCCGATCTCAGCGGCCGCGAGAACATCTTCCTCAATGGTGCCATCCTCGGCATGACGCGCGCCGAGATCCGGCGGCGCCTCGACGAGATCGTCGCGTTCGCCGAGGTCGAGCAGTTCCTCGACACCCCGGTCAAGCGCTACTCCAGCGGCATGTATGTGCGCCTGGCCTTTGCCGTCGCGGCCCACCTGGACCCGGAGATCCTCATCATCGACGAGGTGCTCGCGGTCGGCGACGCCGCCTTCCAGCGCAAGTGCCTGGCCAAGCTCCAGAGCGCCACGCGCGACGAGGGCCGCACCATCCTGTTCGTCAGCCACAACCTCGCCGCCGTCCGCCAGCTCTGCAGCCGCGCGCTGGTGCTGCAGGCCGGCCGGCTCGTGGCCGACGGCCCGCCGCCCGAGGCCATCGCCCAATACATGAGCCTCATGCCGCGCGACCGCGGCGCCGCGGGCTACCGCCACATCGCGGGCGACGGTCGCGCCCTCATCACCTCCCTCCGGCTCAACGTCCCCGGCGGCACCGAGCCGCTCTACGCGGTTTTCGAGCCGATCCGCCTCGAGATCGACTTCGCGGTGAAACCCGACGCGGGGCCGCTGGAATTTTTCCTCCTCATCTACGGCGAGGACGGCGAGTGCCTCGCCTCCAGCTTCCAACGGGACACGGTCGACTTCCACCAGCCGGCGAGCGGCACCGGGACGGTCAGCGTGGCCTTCAAGAACATGTTCCTGCCCGGCCGCTACCTCGTCTCCGCCGGCATCTTCGACCGCTCGCGGCAGTTCCTCGACTGGGTTGAGTTCGCCGAGGGCTTCCAGGTCGAATCCAGCTTCGCCGACGGCCGCGCCTTTGACAACCGCCTCGGCCGTGTCTCAATCCTGCCCGAGTGGTCCGTATGA
- a CDS encoding DapH/DapD/GlmU-related protein: MSAAQPTFLPRLIGRLDRWLNAQRRAALLGQFAECGEGVSIQLPVVINHPDHLRVGARVSLNAFVHIWALGGVTIGDDTLIASHVAITSLTHDPQARLFSASALTRPVVIGRNVWIGAHAVILPGVTIGAGAIIGAGAVVTKNVAPGAVVVGVPARPRA, translated from the coding sequence ATGAGCGCCGCGCAACCCACGTTCCTCCCGCGCCTGATCGGCCGCCTCGACCGGTGGCTGAACGCGCAACGTCGCGCCGCTTTGCTGGGCCAGTTCGCCGAGTGCGGCGAGGGCGTCTCGATCCAGCTCCCTGTGGTGATCAACCACCCCGACCATCTGCGGGTCGGCGCACGCGTCTCGCTCAACGCCTTCGTGCACATCTGGGCGCTGGGCGGCGTCACCATCGGCGACGACACGCTCATTGCCAGCCATGTGGCCATCACATCGCTGACCCACGACCCGCAGGCGCGGCTTTTCTCCGCCTCGGCGCTGACGCGTCCGGTCGTCATCGGCCGCAACGTCTGGATCGGCGCGCACGCCGTCATCCTGCCCGGGGTCACGATTGGCGCCGGCGCGATCATCGGCGCCGGCGCCGTGGTGACAAAAAATGTCGCTCCCGGCGCCGTGGTGGTGGGGGTGCCCGCCCGGCCGCGTGCGTGA